The Streptomyces cathayae DNA segment TGTGCCTCGATCGCGTCGCAGAGCGTGTCCACGAAGGCGGTGTTGCCGCTCAGCTCGTGGGCGCGGTAGAAGAGCACGCCGACGGTCGGACGGTCCGGCGAGACGGTACGGGAGCCGTGCACCCCGTACTCCGGCATCTTCCGCGGCTCCTCGAAGCCCTCGCCGGTGAGCAGCACGGTGTCCGACAGGAACCGGGCCAGCTCGGCCAGGTTGTCGGGGCCGCCCTCCACCAGGTACTTCAGCGCCTCCGCCACGACGCCCGCGGGCACCGACGACTCGGCCATGAGCTCCGCGTCCGGCACGCTCTCCCCGCCGAGCAGCACCGTCGGGACGCCGGACGCCCTGAGCGCCGCGAGCCCGTCCTCCCAGGCGCGTCTGCCGCCCAGCAGCCGTACGACGGCGAGGTCCGCGCCGTCGAGCAGCGCGGGCAGTCCGGCCGCCACGTCCACGCGGGTCGGGTTGCCGATCCGGTAGGAGACGCCGGTGGCGGCGCGGGCCGCCAGCAGGTCCGTGTCGGCGGTCGACAACAACAACACTGTGCTCATGCGGGTGCTCCCGGTGGAATGAAAGGCAGTCCTTGCGGCGCGCCCGACTCGATGAGCCGCCAGAGCGCGTCCGTGTCCGCGTGCTGTTCGATCAGGTCGCCGAGCCGGTCGAGCTGCTCCTCGCGCAGCGCGGCGAAGGAGGTGTCGGGGGCCGGCACGAAACGGCGCCCCGCGGCGGCGGCCACCTCGCGCAGGAAGGCCCGGCGGAAGCCGTCGGACTCCAGTGAGCCGTGCCAGTGCGTGCCCCAGGTCTGGCCGACCCGGCAGCCGTCCAGGCCGTGTCCACTGTCATCGGAGAGGAACGCCGTGCCTCCCCGTACGTCGGCGACCCCGTGGTGGATCTCGTACCCCTCGACCCGCTCGCCGAGGGCTTCCCCGGTGGGCCGGGTCAGCGTCTTCTCCCGCGCGAACCGCACCCGTACGGGCAGCAGTCCGAGCCCGTCGACGTGCCCCGCGCGGCTTTCGACCTCGTCCTCGATGTGTTCGCCGAGGATCTGGTAACCCCCGCAGATCCCCAGCACGGGCCGCCCTTCGGCGGCCCGCCGCCGCAGGGCGGCCGCCAGCCCCCGCTCGTGCAGCCACTGAAGGGCCCGCACGGTTCCGCGGGTTCCGGGCAGGACGACGAGGTCGGCGTCGGCCAGTTCCTCGGGCCGGTCCACGAACCGCACGACGACGCCCGGTTCGGCGGCCAGCGCGTCCACGTCCGTGAAGTTGGACATCAGCGGCACCGCGCACACGGCGACCCGCAGCACGTCCTCGCCGACCGGCGGGGCGACGGCCGACTCCCGCACGGCGCCGCGCAGGGACACCGCCAACCCGTCCTCCTCGTCGATACCGAGCCCGTGCCGGAAGGGCAGCACGCCGTACGTGTGCCGCCCGGTCAGGCCGTGCAGCATGTCGAGGCCCGGCTCCAGCAACGACACGTCGCCCCGGAACTTGTTCACCAGGAACCCGGCGACCAGCGCCTGGTCCTCGGGGGAGAGCAGGGCGACGGTGCCGAAGAAGGAGGCGAAGACGCCGCCGCGATCGATGTCGCCGACGACGAGGACGGGGAGCCCGGCGTTCCTGGCGATCCCCATGTTCACGATGTCGGTGCGCCGCAGGTTGATCTCGGCCGGGCTGCCGGCCCCCTCACA contains these protein-coding regions:
- a CDS encoding cobyric acid synthase codes for the protein MSGGGLLVAGTTSDAGKSVVTAGICRWLVRQGVKVAPFKAQNMSLNSFVTREGAEIGRAQAMQAQACRVEPTALMNPVLLKPGGERSSQVVLLGKAVGEMSARGYHGGRQQQLLGTVLDCLAQLRGTYDAVICEGAGSPAEINLRRTDIVNMGIARNAGLPVLVVGDIDRGGVFASFFGTVALLSPEDQALVAGFLVNKFRGDVSLLEPGLDMLHGLTGRHTYGVLPFRHGLGIDEEDGLAVSLRGAVRESAVAPPVGEDVLRVAVCAVPLMSNFTDVDALAAEPGVVVRFVDRPEELADADLVVLPGTRGTVRALQWLHERGLAAALRRRAAEGRPVLGICGGYQILGEHIEDEVESRAGHVDGLGLLPVRVRFAREKTLTRPTGEALGERVEGYEIHHGVADVRGGTAFLSDDSGHGLDGCRVGQTWGTHWHGSLESDGFRRAFLREVAAAAGRRFVPAPDTSFAALREEQLDRLGDLIEQHADTDALWRLIESGAPQGLPFIPPGAPA